The Nostoc sp. 'Lobaria pulmonaria (5183) cyanobiont' genome window below encodes:
- a CDS encoding DUF502 domain-containing protein: protein MDTNNKSSSSFKQENRGLVIDRLKQDLKNDLIAGLLVIIPLATTIWLTITIATWVINFLTQIPKQLNPFDGLNPFLVNIFNLLVGLAVPLLSILLMGLMARNLAGRWLLDFGERLLQAISLAGQVYKTLKQLLETILKDSNGKFRRVILVEYPRRGIWAIAFVTGAISSDIQTQISRPVLSVFIPTTQNPTTGWYAVVPEDEVVNLSMSIEDAFKIVVSGGIVASNTPLVFPKSTLEVKHDEIKQQVIPVEET from the coding sequence ATGGATACGAATAACAAAAGTTCCTCTAGCTTCAAACAGGAGAATCGAGGCTTGGTAATCGATCGCCTAAAACAGGACTTAAAAAACGACCTGATTGCTGGCTTGTTGGTAATAATTCCCTTAGCAACCACTATCTGGCTGACAATTACCATTGCGACTTGGGTAATCAACTTCCTCACCCAAATTCCCAAACAATTGAATCCCTTTGATGGGTTAAACCCATTTTTAGTAAATATATTTAATTTATTAGTAGGATTAGCTGTACCACTACTAAGTATATTACTGATGGGCTTGATGGCTCGGAATCTAGCTGGGCGGTGGTTGTTAGATTTTGGTGAGCGATTATTACAGGCAATTTCTTTAGCAGGACAAGTATACAAAACTCTCAAACAGCTTTTAGAAACAATACTGAAAGATTCTAATGGCAAGTTTCGCCGGGTAATTTTGGTAGAGTACCCTCGCCGAGGAATTTGGGCGATCGCTTTTGTTACTGGTGCAATCAGCAGTGATATCCAAACCCAGATATCTCGCCCTGTGCTAAGTGTTTTTATCCCCACCACCCAAAATCCGACTACCGGATGGTACGCAGTCGTTCCTGAAGACGAGGTGGTGAACCTCTCCATGTCGATTGAAGACGCCTTTAAAATAGTTGTATCAGGTGGCATTGTCGCCTCCAATACGCCTTTGGTTTTCCCCAAATCCACACTGGAAGTGAAACACGACGAAATCAAGCAGCAGGTTATTCCCGTTGAAGAAACTTAA
- the nusB gene encoding transcription antitermination factor NusB: MQPRKPQQIARELALLSLSQLPVNPKKLEKLEDDQLVSKLLLGAVRTLTSEVQDTLDNAAGELQRSNDRLLSSQTRASDLNTARTMLQEAIGCTQTAINQLGTALDFPVLIQLANQDKGVRNYAKELVITVNENRHIIDELISAALVDWQVTRLAQIDRDILQIAVAEMKFLGVPDSIAINEAVELAKRYSGDDGHRFINGVLRRVTEQKKTA, encoded by the coding sequence ATGCAACCTCGTAAACCCCAGCAAATTGCTCGTGAATTGGCGCTTTTAAGCCTCAGCCAATTGCCAGTCAACCCAAAGAAATTAGAGAAATTGGAAGACGATCAACTAGTATCCAAGTTGCTACTAGGAGCAGTACGCACTCTGACCTCAGAAGTACAAGATACCCTCGATAATGCCGCAGGTGAACTACAACGCAGTAACGATCGCCTCTTAAGTAGCCAAACTCGGGCCTCCGACCTCAATACTGCTAGAACCATGCTTCAAGAAGCGATCGGCTGCACCCAGACAGCAATCAATCAGTTGGGTACAGCACTTGATTTCCCAGTATTGATTCAGTTAGCTAATCAGGACAAGGGAGTTCGGAATTACGCCAAAGAGCTTGTGATTACCGTCAACGAAAATCGACACATTATAGATGAACTCATTTCTGCTGCCTTAGTAGATTGGCAAGTAACTCGTCTCGCCCAAATTGACCGCGATATCTTGCAAATCGCTGTGGCAGAAATGAAGTTCTTAGGAGTTCCAGACAGTATTGCCATCAATGAAGCTGTGGAGCTAGCCAAACGCTACAGTGGAGACGATGGTCATCGCTTTATTAATGGTGTTTTGCGCCGAGTCACTGAGCAGAAAAAAACTGCGTAG
- the ftsY gene encoding signal recognition particle-docking protein FtsY, whose translation MVFNWFRRQHNDSSNTPSDKKQEETSPAQEPQPEPAKTSTPTAETAPDTTTDLLAFAKAAYKNIQQKQQVEVVETPPDPADTLASLIQPETVETVIAEITEAEATEEPASIIVETTQSEVQAPSEEEITEDSSVAAIAARPDVSSSELTASEVEPTPTEPLATPEATQPTAPSFLERAAAERQAKLEQLIATAIEVPEPEVVQPVATTSETGEEISGLLFDDGFVWSAKVLAAQGRSAEDVSIEEITWLKKLRQGLDKTRRSILNQLKAIVGQGPLNLAAVTEIEALLLQADVGVEATDFIINALQTKLREEVTAPEEAIAFLKKILRDMLDAPSKTSHKTTFTPEKETLNIWLITGVNGAGKTTTIGKIAHLGQKSGYKCLIGAADTFRAAAVEQVKVWGSRSGVDVIANPGKNTDPAAVVFDAIAAAQARQTELLLVDTAGRLQNKKNLMDELGKIRRIIDKKAPNAKVESLLVLDATLGQNGLRQAEVFSQAAQLSGVVLTKLDGTAKGGVALAVVQQLGLPIRFIGAGEGIEDLRPFSSYEFVEALLSG comes from the coding sequence ATGGTTTTTAATTGGTTCCGTCGTCAACATAACGATTCCTCTAACACTCCCTCTGATAAGAAACAGGAAGAAACTTCTCCTGCACAAGAACCCCAACCAGAGCCAGCCAAAACCTCAACGCCAACTGCTGAAACTGCACCAGACACAACGACAGACTTATTGGCATTTGCTAAAGCAGCCTACAAAAATATTCAGCAAAAACAGCAAGTTGAGGTAGTAGAAACCCCACCCGATCCAGCAGATACCTTAGCATCATTAATACAACCTGAAACCGTAGAAACGGTCATTGCAGAAATCACTGAAGCAGAAGCAACTGAGGAACCTGCTAGTATAATCGTAGAAACTACACAGTCAGAAGTTCAAGCTCCTAGTGAGGAAGAAATTACAGAAGATTCCTCAGTGGCAGCAATTGCCGCTCGGCCAGATGTTTCCAGTTCAGAACTCACGGCAAGTGAAGTTGAACCAACACCCACCGAACCACTAGCTACGCCAGAGGCAACACAGCCAACAGCACCATCCTTCTTAGAACGGGCGGCGGCAGAACGGCAAGCCAAGCTAGAACAACTAATAGCCACTGCCATTGAAGTTCCAGAACCGGAGGTAGTACAGCCAGTAGCGACAACCTCAGAAACAGGAGAGGAAATTTCTGGACTGCTATTTGATGATGGCTTTGTCTGGTCAGCGAAAGTTCTAGCAGCTCAAGGTAGAAGTGCAGAAGACGTTTCTATTGAAGAAATTACCTGGCTGAAAAAGCTTCGGCAAGGATTAGACAAAACTCGCCGTAGTATTCTCAACCAACTGAAGGCGATCGTTGGTCAAGGGCCGCTAAACCTTGCTGCTGTGACGGAAATTGAGGCATTGCTTTTGCAAGCTGATGTGGGTGTAGAGGCGACAGACTTTATTATCAATGCCCTCCAGACAAAACTTCGAGAAGAAGTTACCGCACCCGAAGAAGCGATCGCTTTCCTGAAAAAAATTCTCCGGGATATGCTGGATGCACCGAGCAAAACATCCCACAAAACTACCTTTACCCCAGAAAAAGAAACCTTGAATATTTGGTTAATTACTGGGGTGAATGGTGCTGGTAAAACCACCACTATCGGTAAAATTGCCCATCTTGGACAAAAATCTGGCTATAAATGCCTGATTGGGGCAGCAGACACCTTCCGCGCCGCTGCCGTGGAACAGGTGAAGGTTTGGGGTAGTAGAAGCGGCGTGGATGTAATTGCCAATCCAGGAAAGAATACAGATCCGGCAGCAGTTGTATTTGATGCGATCGCGGCCGCCCAAGCACGTCAAACCGAATTACTTCTGGTAGATACAGCTGGGCGACTGCAAAACAAGAAAAATTTAATGGATGAACTCGGTAAAATCCGACGAATTATCGATAAAAAAGCCCCAAATGCCAAGGTAGAATCACTATTGGTTTTAGATGCCACTTTAGGTCAAAATGGACTGCGGCAAGCTGAAGTTTTTTCCCAAGCTGCCCAACTCAGTGGTGTTGTCTTAACCAAGCTGGATGGTACTGCCAAAGGCGGCGTTGCCCTTGCCGTTGTGCAGCAGCTAGGTTTACCCATTCGCTTTATTGGTGCTGGCGAAGGAATTGAAGACCTACGCCCCTTTTCGAGCTATGAGTTTGTCGAAGCTCTCTTGAGTGGTTAG
- a CDS encoding PP2C family protein-serine/threonine phosphatase, which translates to MPVSQLPSQPIDNNSSAATDVTPVVALKELVARLHREQNKIQDLLSSLGFALRSFNNLNQFLELIPLMATRVTDADGSALFLYKPNGQVRLEQLHWQDSGQRKNIRKALEIASSQITLLPNTAPLANATGILDDQMHRYLGPDVQIFGTAILVKHTERGWLYVLSRDPEYSWTETRQKLVRLVADQTAVAIENDELAVELRKKERLDQELEIGAEIQRRLLPRQCPTVPGAVLAARCKPANRVGGDYYDFIATNHNKIQPKIKGGTETSRWGLVIGDVMGKGVPAGLIMTMMRGMLRGEVLHGNSPARILQNLNRVMYADLENSHRFVTLFYSEYNPYSRILSYSNAAHNPPLWWHAATKTVTRLDTLGMLIGLDANSQYEDAQAQLEPGDTIIYYTDGLTDAAAAGGDRFDEDNFVAGFNTACKYCNGPEEIVDYLFDQVQQFIGGDKQNTDDMTLVVLQIL; encoded by the coding sequence GTGCCTGTGTCTCAACTGCCCTCTCAACCCATTGATAATAATAGTAGTGCCGCGACGGATGTCACACCAGTCGTGGCACTTAAAGAACTCGTGGCAAGGTTGCACCGGGAACAGAACAAAATTCAAGATTTGCTAAGTTCTTTAGGATTTGCCCTGAGAAGTTTTAATAATTTGAATCAGTTTTTGGAACTGATTCCGCTGATGGCAACAAGAGTGACAGATGCAGACGGTAGCGCCCTGTTTCTCTACAAACCTAATGGTCAAGTCAGGTTAGAACAGTTACATTGGCAAGATAGTGGCCAGCGCAAGAATATCCGCAAAGCGCTAGAAATAGCCAGTAGTCAAATCACGCTTTTGCCAAATACTGCCCCCCTAGCTAATGCCACAGGAATTTTAGATGACCAGATGCATCGCTATTTGGGGCCAGATGTACAAATCTTTGGTACGGCAATTCTGGTAAAGCATACAGAACGGGGATGGCTCTATGTCTTGAGCCGCGATCCAGAATATAGTTGGACAGAAACTAGGCAAAAGTTAGTTAGGTTAGTGGCAGACCAAACAGCAGTAGCGATCGAAAACGATGAACTAGCTGTAGAACTAAGAAAAAAAGAACGCCTAGACCAAGAACTAGAAATTGGCGCAGAAATTCAACGGCGACTTCTACCACGTCAATGCCCTACAGTTCCTGGTGCAGTCCTAGCGGCACGTTGTAAACCTGCCAATCGCGTCGGCGGAGACTACTACGACTTTATTGCTACCAATCATAATAAGATTCAGCCCAAGATCAAAGGTGGCACCGAAACTAGTCGCTGGGGTTTGGTTATTGGAGATGTCATGGGCAAAGGTGTCCCTGCTGGGCTGATTATGACGATGATGCGGGGAATGCTACGAGGAGAAGTGCTACATGGTAATTCCCCCGCCAGAATTCTACAAAACTTAAATAGAGTTATGTATGCGGATTTGGAAAATTCCCATCGCTTTGTAACACTATTTTACTCCGAATATAACCCCTACAGCCGAATTCTGTCTTATAGCAATGCGGCACACAATCCTCCCTTGTGGTGGCACGCAGCTACAAAAACTGTCACCCGTTTAGATACTTTGGGAATGTTAATCGGTTTGGATGCCAACAGCCAATATGAAGATGCCCAGGCACAGTTAGAGCCTGGGGATACAATTATTTACTATACAGATGGTTTGACCGATGCTGCTGCTGCTGGTGGCGATCGCTTTGATGAAGACAATTTTGTTGCTGGCTTCAATACTGCTTGTAAATACTGCAATGGGCCAGAGGAGATTGTGGATTACTTATTTGACCAAGTTCAGCAATTCATCGGTGGTGATAAACAAAACACTGATGATATGACACTAGTTGTTCTGCAAATTTTATAA
- a CDS encoding ankyrin repeat domain-containing protein codes for MTENKDTLLLKAAKSGDIKGLCALLAAGTRVDACDRQGTTALMFAANLGYTEIVRSLLDTGANINLPRKLYGLTALMLAASAKQLDIVQLLLSRGADVNATNEDGSTALMAAVLKGHIDVVRVLLAADAQVNIADRDDDTALKLAVKQGKIEVIEAILQTGVDVNIRDEEGETLLMLAADLGHLEIVEALLAAGADVNVKNADGGTALSAAVAAGHSAIAAALLDRDAQINLQDKDGETALHLAVVEGYIDVMQMLLNRGADVQISNYLGDTPLLVAALQGHSQIVEALLRSGGDINGKNLGEVPLTLAASQGHTQTVQVLLDYGADVNTPGDDGKTALIKATERKHKEIVHLLLAKGADVNFQDSTRATSLMWAASAGYGEIVQLLLQAGADVNLKNRGGYTALMIAEFNGYKNVVRSLQQAGAQE; via the coding sequence ATGACTGAAAACAAAGATACTTTGCTGCTTAAAGCTGCTAAAAGTGGTGATATTAAAGGGCTGTGTGCGCTACTAGCGGCTGGTACGAGGGTGGACGCGTGCGATCGCCAAGGCACTACGGCGTTAATGTTTGCTGCTAATTTAGGCTATACCGAAATTGTGCGATCGCTTCTGGATACTGGGGCAAATATCAACTTGCCCAGAAAACTCTATGGTTTGACGGCTTTGATGTTGGCGGCTAGTGCCAAACAGCTTGACATTGTGCAACTTTTACTATCTAGAGGTGCAGATGTTAATGCCACTAATGAAGATGGCAGTACAGCTTTAATGGCAGCAGTACTTAAAGGTCATATTGATGTAGTGCGAGTTTTATTGGCTGCTGATGCCCAAGTTAATATCGCAGATCGAGATGATGATACGGCGTTGAAACTCGCCGTGAAGCAGGGAAAAATAGAAGTTATAGAAGCAATTCTCCAAACTGGTGTTGATGTCAATATCCGAGATGAGGAGGGTGAGACACTCTTAATGCTAGCGGCAGACTTGGGACATCTAGAGATTGTGGAAGCACTGCTAGCAGCAGGGGCTGATGTGAATGTGAAAAACGCTGATGGTGGAACTGCCCTATCAGCAGCAGTAGCGGCTGGACACAGTGCGATCGCAGCAGCTTTACTAGATCGAGATGCCCAGATTAATCTCCAAGATAAAGATGGTGAAACTGCCTTACACCTTGCCGTTGTGGAAGGCTACATTGATGTAATGCAAATGTTACTTAACAGGGGTGCAGATGTCCAAATTAGCAACTACCTGGGCGATACACCACTGCTTGTAGCAGCATTGCAGGGACATAGCCAAATTGTCGAGGCACTGCTACGTTCTGGCGGAGATATAAATGGGAAAAATCTTGGTGAAGTACCTTTAACGTTGGCTGCATCACAAGGACACACGCAAACGGTGCAAGTTTTGTTAGACTATGGTGCTGATGTCAACACTCCAGGGGATGATGGCAAAACTGCTTTGATCAAGGCAACCGAACGCAAACACAAAGAGATCGTACATTTGTTGCTGGCAAAGGGGGCGGATGTAAATTTTCAAGATTCAACGAGGGCTACATCATTGATGTGGGCTGCTTCAGCAGGTTATGGCGAAATTGTGCAGTTATTACTCCAAGCTGGGGCAGATGTGAATTTGAAAAACCGGGGCGGTTATACTGCTTTGATGATTGCAGAATTTAATGGTTATAAGAATGTGGTGCGGAGTTTGCAACAAGCTGGGGCGCAAGAATAG